Proteins found in one Deltaproteobacteria bacterium genomic segment:
- a CDS encoding cupin domain-containing protein: MEPFLVRLQPLSEPPTARSSHDGEEFLYVLSGKVQVFLGTLSDVLEEGDSIYYNSTIPHHVHSADEREAVILAVIHAGA, from the coding sequence ATGGAGCCGTTCCTCGTCCGGCTCCAGCCGCTCTCGGAGCCCCCGACCGCCCGGAGTTCGCACGACGGCGAGGAATTCCTCTACGTGCTGTCGGGGAAGGTCCAGGTGTTCCTCGGGACGCTCTCCGACGTGCTGGAGGAAGGGGACAGCATCTACTACAACTCCACGATCCCGCACCACGTGCACTCCGCCGACGAACGGGAGGCGGTCATCCTCGCGGTCATCCACGCGGGAGCATAG